A stretch of [Clostridium] scindens DNA encodes these proteins:
- a CDS encoding dihydrolipoamide acetyltransferase family protein, which yields MAVSINMPKLGLQMHSGLITEWYVKEGDKVEIGMPVFAIETDKLVTDVEATATGIVLKIVAQAGEEIEITKPCCYVGEEGEALRLEETQSPAPVKISEKPPVSITPLAKKMAKEYNVDYTNIKGSGAGGRIQKEDILAFLDERKSEPEIECIEKRKPEVAEYRPVSAMRKTIGKRLAESKREIPHVYFQNEVDATQLLHAKKIFSDRALLKNGNKLTINHFILKCTAFVLAEFRDINARLSDDRIAYFPHVNLGMAVSVQNGLLVPVIRNAEEKSLLEISKEAFELAKKARDGKLMPEEYEDGTFTVSNLGAAGIDGFQAIINPPEAGILAIGAIKEKPAVIDGQIVIRPMMTLTGSFDHRLIDGETAAKFMARISEVLEEVAWLAL from the coding sequence ATGGCAGTATCGATAAATATGCCCAAATTAGGATTGCAGATGCATAGCGGGCTTATAACGGAGTGGTATGTAAAAGAAGGAGATAAAGTTGAAATAGGAATGCCGGTATTTGCGATTGAGACGGATAAGCTTGTAACGGATGTAGAGGCCACTGCGACGGGAATCGTGCTGAAAATTGTGGCCCAGGCGGGGGAAGAGATAGAGATTACCAAGCCTTGCTGCTATGTCGGGGAAGAAGGAGAGGCCTTGCGTCTGGAAGAAACGCAAAGCCCAGCGCCGGTAAAGATTTCTGAGAAGCCGCCAGTATCTATAACGCCGCTGGCCAAGAAAATGGCCAAAGAATATAACGTGGATTATACAAATATAAAAGGCAGCGGCGCAGGAGGAAGGATACAAAAGGAAGATATTCTGGCCTTTCTTGATGAAAGGAAAAGTGAGCCGGAAATCGAATGTATAGAGAAGCGAAAGCCGGAGGTGGCGGAATATAGGCCAGTCTCCGCTATGCGCAAGACCATTGGAAAAAGGCTGGCAGAGAGCAAGAGAGAGATTCCGCATGTGTATTTCCAGAACGAGGTGGATGCAACACAATTGCTCCATGCGAAAAAAATTTTTTCTGATAGGGCCCTGCTAAAGAATGGCAATAAACTCACAATCAACCATTTCATACTAAAGTGTACGGCTTTTGTCCTGGCAGAATTCAGGGACATCAATGCTCGTCTGTCTGATGATAGGATCGCATATTTTCCACACGTAAATCTGGGAATGGCGGTAAGCGTTCAAAATGGCTTGCTGGTGCCTGTCATCCGGAATGCAGAAGAAAAGAGCCTTTTAGAAATATCAAAGGAGGCATTCGAACTTGCAAAGAAGGCGAGGGACGGAAAATTGATGCCTGAAGAGTACGAGGATGGCACGTTTACCGTGAGTAATCTGGGGGCGGCAGGGATCGATGGATTTCAGGCTATCATCAATCCGCCGGAGGCAGGCATACTGGCAATCGGAGCGATTAAAGAAAAGCCAGCTGTAATTGACGGGCAGATCGTCATACGGCCGATGATGACTCTGACAGGGTCCTTCGATCATCGGCTGATTGATGGAGAGACGGCTGCAAAATTCATGGCCCGAATCAGCGAGGTGCTGGAAGAGGTTGCCTGGCTGGCTCTTTAA
- a CDS encoding thiamine pyrophosphate-dependent dehydrogenase E1 component subunit alpha: MDTENRLHLYKEMLRIRRFEETVRDLSMAGRIPGFFHLYVGEEAIAVGICANLHKDDYITSTHRGHGHLLAKGADMNRAMAELFARETGYNKARGGSMHIAAPEVGMLGANGIVGAGIPIATGAAFASRYKEDGKVVVSFFGDAASSQGTFHEAINIGASFNLPVVYVCENNLYGVSTYQGKVRKVADIADRAKAYGIEGVIVDGNDVEAVKKAGEEAIAKAREGGGPTLIECKTYRHYTHFVGEPDNYRPKEEVLEWMEKDPLKVYGERLIGQGMATKEKLDDILNEVNEEVAAAVAYAENSPKASPDTVFDDVYAN; encoded by the coding sequence ATGGATACGGAGAACAGATTGCACTTGTATAAAGAGATGTTAAGAATTAGGCGTTTTGAGGAGACGGTCAGGGATTTGTCGATGGCCGGAAGAATTCCGGGATTTTTCCACTTGTATGTAGGGGAAGAAGCAATTGCCGTCGGCATCTGTGCCAATTTGCATAAGGATGATTATATCACAAGCACGCACCGGGGACATGGCCATCTACTGGCTAAAGGCGCGGATATGAATCGGGCAATGGCAGAACTTTTTGCGAGGGAGACGGGATATAACAAGGCAAGAGGCGGTTCCATGCATATCGCGGCACCTGAGGTTGGAATGCTGGGCGCCAATGGAATTGTAGGAGCAGGAATCCCTATAGCGACTGGCGCGGCATTTGCATCAAGATATAAAGAGGATGGAAAGGTCGTAGTCTCATTCTTTGGAGATGCGGCGTCAAGCCAGGGAACATTTCACGAAGCCATCAATATCGGCGCGTCGTTCAATCTGCCGGTGGTGTATGTTTGTGAGAATAATCTTTACGGAGTGAGCACTTATCAAGGAAAGGTGCGTAAAGTGGCAGATATCGCCGATCGGGCAAAAGCATATGGCATAGAGGGAGTGATTGTAGATGGAAATGACGTTGAAGCGGTCAAGAAAGCTGGAGAAGAAGCCATAGCAAAAGCGCGAGAAGGCGGAGGGCCGACTCTGATAGAATGCAAGACCTATCGGCATTATACTCATTTTGTAGGCGAGCCGGATAACTACAGGCCTAAAGAAGAGGTTCTGGAATGGATGGAAAAAGATCCACTAAAAGTATATGGAGAACGGCTGATCGGACAGGGCATGGCAACAAAAGAGAAGCTGGATGACATTTTAAACGAGGTAAATGAAGAGGTCGCGGCTGCTGTCGCTTATGCTGAAAACAGCCCGAAAGCAAGTCCGGATACCGTATTTGACGATGTATATGCAAATTAG
- the lpdA gene encoding dihydrolipoyl dehydrogenase has translation MKIIVIGGGPGGYVAAIRAAQLGGEVTLIERNLLGGTCLNEGCIPTKAILHVSELLEQIRDGSQWGVRVDAPYIEWKQVQEKKKKIVKQLTSGVAGLLRANKVKVISGTAAFVDARTLEVRVPNGKAKRIKGDKIIVAAGSVPAIPPISGIKDTPACMDSTEALALSEVPGSLLVIGGGVVGMELAAAYHALGSRVTVIESMTRLLPMIDGELSSLYQSIIQKKGIEVYTNTRAKSIEQMGDGACVSVEKTDGDAQFIVDKVLIATGRRANTTGLNLDAAGILHDHGRIVANSKMETSVPGIYVAGDCLGQVMLAHTASRQGEIAAENAMGKNSRYEGRTSPSCIYTMPETASVGLTEEEAVQENIPINISRFPLAANGKALIMGGEEGMIKLIFGKEFGEILGAHIIGPRATDMIGELALAIGLEVTADELITTIHAHPTLSEAIRECAMGAQNRAIHIMNR, from the coding sequence ATGAAAATTATAGTAATCGGCGGCGGTCCAGGGGGATATGTGGCTGCGATCCGGGCAGCCCAGCTAGGCGGAGAGGTCACTCTGATAGAAAGAAACCTTTTGGGCGGCACCTGCCTGAATGAAGGGTGTATTCCTACCAAGGCGATCCTGCATGTCTCTGAACTGCTGGAGCAGATACGAGATGGAAGCCAATGGGGGGTAAGAGTGGACGCGCCCTATATAGAGTGGAAGCAAGTGCAGGAAAAGAAGAAAAAAATAGTAAAGCAGCTTACCTCTGGCGTCGCCGGGCTTTTGAGAGCCAATAAAGTAAAGGTGATTTCTGGAACAGCAGCATTTGTGGATGCACGGACGCTGGAGGTAAGAGTTCCGAACGGGAAAGCCAAGCGGATCAAAGGGGATAAGATTATCGTGGCAGCAGGATCTGTACCGGCTATACCGCCGATCAGCGGAATAAAAGATACTCCTGCATGCATGGACTCTACGGAGGCGCTTGCGCTTTCGGAAGTTCCCGGGAGTCTTCTGGTTATTGGAGGCGGGGTGGTCGGGATGGAACTAGCAGCGGCTTACCACGCCTTGGGCAGCCGAGTCACTGTGATTGAGTCTATGACCAGATTGCTTCCAATGATAGATGGAGAATTGAGCAGCCTTTATCAATCCATCATACAAAAAAAGGGGATCGAGGTATATACGAATACCCGGGCAAAATCAATAGAGCAAATGGGGGATGGCGCCTGCGTATCCGTAGAAAAAACCGATGGAGATGCCCAGTTTATTGTTGATAAGGTCTTAATTGCGACAGGCCGCCGTGCCAATACGACAGGATTGAACCTGGATGCAGCAGGAATCCTTCATGACCATGGACGCATTGTGGCGAATAGCAAAATGGAGACAAGCGTGCCTGGAATCTATGTGGCAGGCGACTGCCTGGGACAGGTAATGCTGGCACATACAGCATCCAGGCAAGGCGAGATCGCGGCAGAAAACGCCATGGGGAAGAATTCCCGCTATGAAGGAAGAACGAGTCCTTCTTGTATATACACGATGCCAGAAACTGCAAGCGTAGGATTGACGGAAGAAGAGGCAGTTCAAGAAAACATACCAATCAATATCTCGCGCTTCCCCTTAGCAGCAAACGGGAAGGCATTGATTATGGGCGGAGAAGAAGGTATGATAAAATTAATATTTGGAAAAGAATTTGGCGAGATATTGGGCGCGCATATAATAGGACCAAGAGCAACGGATATGATCGGCGAACTGGCACTGGCGATTGGTCTGGAAGTGACGGCGGATGAACTGATTACCACCATCCATGCGCACCCTACTTTATCGGAAGCAATACGGGAGTGCGCTATGGGAGCCCAGAATAGAGCAATTCACATTATGAACCGATAA
- the gcvPA gene encoding aminomethyl-transferring glycine dehydrogenase subunit GcvPA encodes MGRYVPNTEQEQLKMLEEIGFQAKEDLFGHIPEEVKVKGSLAIPKGMSELEVRRKMQKIAGKNQVFGTIFRGAGAYRHFIPSIVKSVISKENLLTAYTPYQAEISQGILQSIFEYQTMICQLTGMDASNASVYDGATAAAEAVAMCRERKRKKAFISSTVHPDVLSTVRTYCFGNEMELVVIPEKDGITDVKFLEENIDDQTACVYIQHPNYYGSLEPAEEIGKTVHDAGARYIMGVNPISLGIMKTPREYGADVAVGEGQPMGLSIAFGGPYLGFMACIEGMTRKLPGRIVGQTTDRNKKIGYVLTLQAREQHIRREKASSNVCSNQALCALAVGVYLAAMGAGGLHNAAVQCTSKAHYMAEELKKIGYQTENKAEFFHEFVTVSQTSSDRALKALEEKGILGGYPLDDRRILWCCTEMNSKEEIDETIRILKEV; translated from the coding sequence ATGGGAAGATATGTCCCGAATACAGAACAAGAGCAACTGAAAATGTTAGAAGAGATTGGTTTTCAGGCCAAGGAGGATTTGTTCGGACACATTCCTGAGGAAGTAAAGGTGAAGGGAAGTCTTGCAATACCGAAGGGGATGTCCGAATTAGAAGTACGCAGGAAGATGCAGAAGATTGCGGGAAAGAATCAGGTGTTTGGGACAATTTTCCGAGGAGCAGGAGCATACAGGCACTTTATACCTTCCATTGTAAAGAGCGTGATCTCCAAGGAGAACCTGCTTACGGCCTATACGCCATATCAGGCAGAGATTAGCCAGGGCATCCTGCAGTCCATTTTTGAGTATCAGACAATGATCTGCCAGCTGACTGGAATGGATGCATCCAACGCTTCCGTCTATGACGGAGCGACAGCGGCGGCTGAAGCCGTTGCCATGTGCAGGGAGAGAAAAAGAAAGAAGGCTTTCATATCCTCCACCGTGCACCCGGATGTCTTAAGCACGGTCAGGACCTACTGCTTTGGAAATGAGATGGAACTTGTGGTGATTCCGGAAAAAGACGGGATCACGGATGTGAAGTTCCTGGAAGAGAATATCGATGACCAGACGGCATGCGTCTATATCCAGCATCCCAATTATTATGGAAGCCTGGAGCCGGCGGAAGAAATCGGCAAGACCGTCCATGACGCAGGGGCAAGATATATCATGGGGGTAAATCCCATATCTCTTGGAATTATGAAGACGCCCAGAGAGTATGGGGCGGACGTGGCCGTTGGGGAAGGACAGCCTATGGGACTATCCATCGCATTCGGAGGCCCGTATCTTGGATTTATGGCATGTATCGAAGGCATGACCAGGAAACTGCCGGGCAGGATCGTCGGGCAGACCACGGACAGAAATAAAAAGATCGGATATGTGCTGACGCTTCAGGCAAGAGAGCAGCATATTCGGAGGGAAAAAGCATCCAGCAATGTCTGCTCCAACCAGGCGCTATGCGCGCTGGCTGTAGGCGTATATCTGGCAGCCATGGGAGCAGGCGGGCTTCACAATGCCGCCGTCCAGTGTACTTCCAAAGCCCACTATATGGCGGAAGAACTAAAGAAGATTGGCTACCAGACTGAGAATAAGGCGGAATTCTTCCATGAATTCGTCACCGTATCCCAGACTTCGTCAGACAGGGCGCTAAAGGCATTGGAAGAAAAAGGGATCCTGGGAGGATATCCGCTGGATGACAGAAGAATCCTATGGTGCTGTACAGAGATGAACAGTAAAGAAGAGATTGATGAAACGATCCGCATCTTAAAGGAGGTGTAG
- the rbsD gene encoding D-ribose pyranase yields MKKGSLLNKEISSVIAGMGHTDMLTIGDCGLPVPENVRRIDLALKKGVPTFEDTLKVVLEELCVEKVIIASEIKAKNADLYGTLKNVFADIEIEEIPHEEFKEKTKLSKAVIRTGEYRPYANIILQSGVTF; encoded by the coding sequence ATGAAAAAAGGAAGTTTGTTAAATAAGGAAATTTCCAGCGTCATTGCAGGCATGGGACATACGGACATGCTTACGATTGGCGACTGCGGACTGCCAGTTCCTGAGAATGTAAGAAGGATTGACCTGGCGTTAAAAAAAGGCGTTCCAACATTTGAGGATACCCTCAAAGTCGTACTGGAAGAACTGTGCGTGGAAAAAGTCATCATTGCCAGCGAGATAAAAGCGAAAAATGCCGATTTATATGGCACGCTTAAGAACGTGTTTGCCGATATTGAGATAGAGGAGATTCCCCATGAAGAATTCAAAGAGAAGACAAAATTGAGCAAAGCGGTGATCAGGACGGGGGAATATAGACCCTATGCCAACATTATCTTGCAGTCCGGCGTTACGTTTTAG
- the gcvT gene encoding glycine cleavage system aminomethyltransferase GcvT, with translation MELKTPLYDAHVKAGGKMVPFGGYILPVQYPTGVIKEHMAVRTQAGLFDVSHMGEILCEGEDALANLQMILTNNFDNMKDGQARYSPMCNEKGGTVDDLIVYKKADNQYFIVVNAANKDKDYQWMLAHQLGKATFKDVSDQYAQLALQGPKAMEILRKIAEEEDIPKKYYHAVFEGKVAGIPCIISKTGYTGEDGVELYLDAGLAEKLWDILLEAGKEEGLIPCGLGARDTLRMEAAMPLYGHEMDDEVTPLETGLGFAVKMAKEDFIGRDALIARGEPKRKRIGLKVTGRGIIREHQDVYVDGKVIGHTTSGTHCPFLGYPIGMALVDAAYTEEGAKVEVEVRGRMVEALVVALPFYKRSK, from the coding sequence ATGGAATTAAAGACTCCGCTGTATGATGCGCATGTAAAGGCCGGAGGCAAGATGGTGCCTTTTGGGGGATATATTCTTCCTGTACAATATCCAACAGGCGTAATCAAAGAGCATATGGCAGTCCGCACACAGGCAGGACTGTTTGATGTATCCCATATGGGAGAGATTCTGTGCGAGGGAGAGGATGCGCTGGCGAATCTCCAGATGATCCTGACCAACAATTTTGATAATATGAAAGATGGCCAGGCAAGGTATAGCCCGATGTGCAATGAGAAGGGCGGAACCGTGGATGATCTGATTGTATATAAGAAGGCAGACAATCAATATTTTATCGTAGTAAACGCAGCCAATAAGGATAAGGACTATCAATGGATGCTTGCGCATCAGCTTGGTAAGGCGACATTTAAGGACGTATCCGACCAGTATGCGCAGCTTGCGCTTCAGGGACCTAAGGCAATGGAAATCCTTAGGAAGATCGCAGAAGAAGAGGACATACCAAAGAAATACTATCATGCGGTGTTCGAGGGGAAAGTGGCCGGTATCCCGTGCATTATTTCAAAGACCGGGTATACCGGGGAGGATGGCGTGGAATTATATCTGGATGCCGGCCTTGCCGAAAAATTGTGGGATATCCTGCTTGAGGCAGGTAAGGAAGAGGGCCTGATTCCCTGCGGCCTTGGCGCCAGAGATACGCTTCGCATGGAGGCGGCGATGCCGCTTTATGGACATGAGATGGATGACGAGGTAACCCCTCTGGAGACCGGGCTTGGATTTGCCGTAAAGATGGCAAAAGAAGACTTTATCGGCAGAGATGCGCTGATTGCCAGGGGAGAGCCAAAGAGAAAACGGATCGGACTTAAAGTAACCGGACGGGGAATCATAAGGGAGCATCAGGACGTATACGTAGATGGAAAGGTCATCGGACATACCACGTCAGGAACCCACTGCCCATTCCTTGGCTATCCCATTGGGATGGCGCTTGTGGATGCCGCATATACAGAAGAGGGAGCCAAGGTGGAAGTAGAAGTCCGTGGACGGATGGTTGAGGCTTTGGTGGTAGCATTACCATTTTATAAAAGAAGCAAATAA
- a CDS encoding zinc-dependent alcohol dehydrogenase: MRAAVFEGEGKLVLKDVKKPVIERADQIIGEIEVCSICGTDVHMTNVPPGYPATPGTILGHELVAKVVEVGEGVTAFKEGDRFVVNPNEYCGNCVYCRKNLPNECQNIQAMGIDVDGGFAEYVRVAEKMAFKIPEDMPAHIAAFAEPLACVIYASRKINVNPGESVAIIGAGPIGMLFIQLMKASGAYPIISVEPNAVRREYALKCGADYAIDPIAEDAQAFIMDQTGLGADYAIDVVGSQMMAAIHAIRKGGAVLLFGNNAAAIPAVIQSQITYKEARVLGTWLANASFDHAIKILASGVLKLDFLVTHTLPLEEIHEAIDILRRGEGVEVLVDPRIRA, from the coding sequence ATGAGAGCTGCGGTATTTGAAGGAGAAGGAAAATTAGTATTAAAAGATGTAAAAAAGCCGGTCATAGAAAGAGCGGACCAGATTATCGGTGAAATTGAAGTGTGCTCTATCTGCGGAACCGATGTGCATATGACCAATGTGCCGCCGGGATATCCGGCAACACCGGGAACCATACTGGGACATGAACTGGTGGCAAAGGTCGTAGAAGTGGGAGAAGGCGTTACAGCCTTTAAAGAGGGAGACAGATTTGTGGTAAACCCCAATGAATATTGCGGTAACTGCGTCTATTGCAGGAAAAACCTTCCAAACGAATGTCAGAACATACAGGCAATGGGAATTGATGTGGACGGCGGATTCGCGGAATACGTAAGGGTTGCCGAAAAAATGGCGTTTAAGATCCCGGAAGACATGCCCGCGCATATCGCTGCATTTGCGGAGCCTCTGGCATGCGTCATCTATGCATCCAGAAAAATAAATGTCAATCCAGGAGAAAGCGTTGCTATCATTGGAGCGGGACCGATAGGCATGTTATTTATACAGCTGATGAAGGCTTCCGGGGCTTATCCGATCATCTCTGTGGAGCCAAATGCCGTGCGGCGCGAATATGCCCTGAAATGCGGGGCGGATTATGCGATTGATCCGATAGCGGAGGATGCGCAGGCATTTATCATGGATCAGACAGGCCTTGGCGCAGATTATGCGATTGATGTGGTAGGATCGCAGATGATGGCTGCGATCCACGCGATCAGAAAAGGCGGGGCAGTCCTACTGTTTGGAAACAACGCAGCTGCGATTCCCGCGGTCATACAAAGCCAGATTACTTATAAAGAAGCCAGAGTTCTTGGAACTTGGCTAGCAAATGCGTCTTTTGATCACGCAATAAAGATATTGGCAAGCGGAGTGCTGAAACTGGACTTCCTGGTGACGCATACACTGCCGTTGGAAGAGATCCATGAGGCGATCGACATATTAAGGCGCGGGGAAGGTGTAGAAGTCTTGGTAGATCCAAGGATAAGAGCGTGA
- the gcvH gene encoding glycine cleavage system protein GcvH: MELMEGLLYSKSHEWVKEEGDAVVIGLTDYAQSELGDLVFVNLPEQGDEVTVGEAFADVESVKAVSDVYSPVSGTVCEVNEELLDTPEAINETPYDAWLIKVGEITEKEELLTAAEYEKFVDSEQE, translated from the coding sequence ATGGAATTAATGGAAGGATTGCTATATTCGAAATCACATGAGTGGGTAAAGGAGGAAGGAGATGCCGTTGTAATCGGCCTTACGGATTATGCCCAGTCAGAATTGGGAGATCTGGTATTCGTAAATCTTCCGGAACAGGGAGATGAGGTCACTGTCGGAGAGGCATTTGCAGATGTGGAGTCTGTCAAGGCAGTCTCGGATGTGTATTCACCGGTATCAGGAACCGTATGCGAGGTCAATGAGGAACTTCTGGATACGCCGGAAGCCATTAACGAGACGCCTTATGACGCATGGCTTATCAAGGTGGGAGAAATCACGGAGAAAGAAGAACTTCTGACTGCCGCGGAATATGAGAAGTTTGTAGACAGCGAGCAAGAGTAA
- a CDS encoding alpha-ketoacid dehydrogenase subunit beta — translation MSYMSYSKALGLAIAEEMRRDENVFCLGLDLQYYGGAFGVTTGLCEEFGEKRIVNMPIAEAGYTGVAVGAAATGLRPIVELQFGDWVTIASDQLVNQAANMRYMSGGALSVPMVMRLPCGGFGAAAAQHSHMFESWFAFVAGLKVMCPSTPQDAKGMLKAAIRSDDPVIFLEHRQCYEKKGEVTDDPEFIVPLGSADVKRTGKDITIVTYSYMVHFALEAAEILSEEGIDVEVVDLRSIKPMDKETVLNSVKKTNRVLCLQETWLTCGVAGEVAAIIADEAFDYLDAPVKRLGSPDCPAPFSPDLESFVLPSVEGIVKAVREMF, via the coding sequence ATGAGTTACATGTCGTATTCAAAAGCACTGGGACTAGCAATAGCGGAGGAAATGAGGCGTGATGAGAATGTATTCTGCCTGGGACTGGATCTTCAGTACTATGGAGGCGCATTTGGCGTTACCACTGGCCTGTGCGAAGAGTTTGGCGAAAAACGCATTGTAAATATGCCAATTGCGGAGGCTGGATATACGGGAGTTGCTGTCGGAGCAGCGGCAACAGGCTTAAGGCCCATTGTGGAACTGCAATTCGGGGACTGGGTAACGATTGCATCCGATCAACTGGTGAATCAAGCCGCAAATATGAGATATATGTCAGGAGGCGCGCTTTCGGTTCCTATGGTTATGAGGCTCCCCTGCGGAGGATTCGGGGCAGCCGCGGCGCAGCATTCCCATATGTTTGAGAGCTGGTTTGCCTTCGTGGCTGGATTAAAAGTCATGTGTCCATCGACACCGCAAGATGCGAAGGGGATGCTAAAGGCCGCAATCCGATCGGATGATCCCGTTATTTTTTTGGAACACCGGCAATGTTATGAGAAAAAGGGAGAAGTTACGGATGACCCGGAATTTATCGTCCCATTGGGAAGCGCGGACGTCAAGCGTACAGGAAAGGATATTACGATCGTAACCTATTCCTATATGGTTCATTTTGCGCTTGAGGCTGCCGAAATACTTTCAGAAGAAGGAATCGATGTTGAAGTAGTCGACCTAAGAAGCATCAAGCCAATGGATAAAGAGACGGTCCTGAATTCTGTGAAGAAGACGAACCGAGTGCTATGCCTGCAGGAAACATGGCTAACTTGCGGCGTTGCCGGGGAAGTAGCGGCAATCATAGCGGATGAGGCTTTCGATTATCTTGATGCGCCCGTAAAGAGGCTGGGAAGTCCCGATTGTCCCGCGCCTTTTAGCCCTGATCTTGAGAGCTTTGTGCTGCCAAGCGTGGAAGGAATCGTGAAAGCCGTACGGGAAATGTTCTAA
- a CDS encoding hydroxypyruvate isomerase family protein encodes MKYSCCIELLFTEYEFVERIYKAKEAGFDCIEFWCWQDKDIDGIKKALNETGMELAIMQGNIEGRMVDANDFYIYMEGVRESVKTAQYLGAKNLFLMSDIMKEDRSVLETDYVITKEEKMEATLEILKALVPIAEESGITFVIEPLNTLVDHRGYSLCHSRDGAELIRSVGHPKIRLLYDAYHMQIMEGNIISTIRELKDTFGYFHIADVPGRCQPGTGELNYPVIIKELKESGYDKYIGFEFAASGIESMEACTRTLADLK; translated from the coding sequence ATGAAATATTCTTGCTGTATTGAACTATTGTTCACAGAGTATGAGTTTGTAGAAAGAATTTATAAGGCCAAAGAGGCAGGGTTTGACTGTATTGAATTCTGGTGCTGGCAGGACAAAGATATTGACGGCATTAAGAAGGCGTTAAATGAGACAGGCATGGAACTGGCAATTATGCAGGGAAATATAGAAGGGCGCATGGTAGACGCAAATGATTTCTACATCTATATGGAGGGAGTCAGAGAATCCGTAAAAACAGCGCAATATCTGGGCGCCAAGAATTTATTCCTTATGTCGGATATTATGAAAGAAGACCGCTCGGTACTTGAGACGGACTACGTAATTACAAAAGAAGAGAAGATGGAGGCAACGCTTGAGATATTAAAAGCGCTTGTACCAATTGCGGAAGAAAGCGGAATTACATTTGTAATAGAGCCGCTGAATACGCTTGTAGATCACAGAGGGTATTCGTTGTGCCACAGCAGGGACGGGGCGGAACTGATACGAAGCGTCGGCCATCCGAAGATCCGGTTGCTGTATGATGCTTATCATATGCAGATTATGGAAGGAAATATCATATCTACGATCCGGGAACTGAAAGACACATTTGGATATTTCCATATTGCGGATGTGCCCGGAAGATGTCAGCCAGGCACTGGGGAACTTAATTATCCTGTAATTATTAAGGAATTAAAGGAAAGCGGATACGATAAGTACATAGGATTCGAATTTGCGGCGTCAGGGATAGAGAGCATGGAAGCCTGCACAAGAACGCTGGCAGACTTGAAGTAG